The following coding sequences are from one Nonlabens arenilitoris window:
- a CDS encoding permease, which translates to MNDFLKQWGEAAYTTTGFFWMALWAFILGYIISSMIQIFVTEKRMQKAMGEKEGKSMLLGTFFGFISSSCSFAALAGTKSIFKKGASFSSSIAYLLASTNLVIELGIIISIFLGWQFVVGEYVGGIMLILICWILIRIINPKKLIEKARKNLESEEDDAMDDSKNWKKQIKKEESWARVAKKYKMEWQMVWKDVTVGFTIAGIVAAFVPDSFFQTLFINSGQGNTDFTFLEILEHIVVGPVAAFLTFIGSMGNIPLAALLFGKGVSFAGVMAFIFSDLVVFPVLRINAKYYGWKMSLFILFLLFTALIGTSLALHYSFDLLSILPDPSQVKIQDKEHFKIDYTFFLNITFLAISAYLIYLGFYKKKDVEHSMSEMAPKSQLLETILKYAAFICYVWLAGGLIIKFIIQ; encoded by the coding sequence ATGAATGATTTTCTAAAACAATGGGGCGAAGCGGCCTATACGACTACCGGGTTTTTCTGGATGGCATTATGGGCGTTTATATTGGGTTACATCATCAGTAGTATGATACAGATTTTTGTAACCGAAAAGCGGATGCAAAAAGCAATGGGAGAAAAGGAAGGCAAAAGTATGCTCTTGGGTACATTTTTTGGCTTTATAAGTAGCTCGTGCAGCTTTGCCGCGCTGGCGGGAACTAAATCCATCTTCAAGAAAGGTGCAAGTTTTTCATCTTCCATAGCGTATCTACTGGCATCGACCAATCTCGTAATTGAATTGGGTATCATCATTTCCATTTTTCTGGGATGGCAATTTGTTGTGGGCGAGTATGTAGGTGGAATAATGCTAATCCTCATTTGCTGGATTTTGATTCGCATTATCAATCCTAAAAAGCTTATTGAGAAAGCACGAAAAAATCTTGAAAGTGAAGAGGATGATGCGATGGACGATTCCAAGAATTGGAAAAAACAGATTAAAAAGGAAGAGAGCTGGGCGCGTGTGGCTAAAAAATATAAGATGGAATGGCAGATGGTCTGGAAAGACGTAACCGTAGGCTTTACCATTGCTGGAATCGTAGCGGCATTCGTTCCCGATTCCTTTTTTCAGACCTTGTTCATCAATAGTGGTCAAGGCAATACAGATTTTACTTTTCTCGAAATTCTGGAACATATCGTGGTCGGACCTGTTGCTGCGTTTTTGACGTTTATCGGCTCAATGGGTAATATTCCTTTGGCAGCTTTACTCTTTGGTAAGGGCGTAAGTTTTGCAGGGGTTATGGCATTTATTTTTAGCGATTTGGTCGTATTTCCCGTATTGCGAATCAATGCAAAATATTACGGATGGAAGATGTCATTGTTCATATTATTCCTGCTGTTTACGGCTTTGATTGGTACATCACTGGCACTACACTATAGTTTCGACTTGCTTAGTATACTGCCAGACCCATCGCAGGTAAAAATTCAGGATAAAGAACATTTTAAGATTGACTACACCTTCTTTTTGAACATTACCTTTCTTGCTATTTCGGCCTACCTAATTTACCTGGGTTTTTATAAGAAAAAAGACGTGGAGCATTCTATGAGCGAGATGGCACCAAAAAGCCAATTGTTGGAAACCATCTTAAAATATGCAGCATTCATTTGTTATGTATGGCTTGCAGGAGGTTTGATTATAAAATTCATAATTCAATAA
- a CDS encoding DUF3347 domain-containing protein, producing MKKLFKTVLTVIAITTLIACKNEAKTKNANEETVETSKTELTFSNPDVKNQFRHYIHLKTALVNSDVSEAKSGAKMLMENTDDAQLKNMLSKISDARDIEEQRTIFSSVTEKMTAIVDESIKNGEVYKQFCPMAFNNEGGYWLSTEREIRNPYFGDKMLKCGKVSETIK from the coding sequence ATGAAAAAACTATTCAAAACTGTCCTTACCGTTATTGCTATCACAACCTTAATAGCTTGTAAGAACGAAGCGAAAACAAAAAATGCTAACGAGGAAACTGTTGAGACCTCAAAGACAGAATTAACCTTTAGCAATCCTGATGTGAAAAATCAGTTTCGGCATTATATCCATCTCAAGACAGCTTTGGTAAATTCAGATGTAAGTGAGGCTAAATCAGGTGCTAAAATGCTAATGGAAAATACCGATGACGCACAATTGAAAAATATGCTTTCAAAAATTTCAGATGCAAGAGATATCGAAGAGCAACGTACCATTTTTTCCAGCGTTACTGAGAAAATGACTGCCATCGTAGATGAATCTATCAAAAATGGAGAAGTGTATAAACAGTTTTGCCCAATGGCTTTTAACAACGAAGGCGGTTACTGGTTATCAACTGAAAGAGAAATACGTAATCCTTACTTCGGCGACAAGATGCTGAAATGTGGAAAAGTGTCAGAAACCATCAAATAA